A window from uncultured Desulfobacter sp. encodes these proteins:
- a CDS encoding FtsX-like permease family protein: MDMLMAWRNIRRNPRRTILTISAIAFACVLLIFMLSLQIGTYEVMIDTSVKTRTGHIQILKKGYNTDHKIRQVINAPSDLARILAQTPHITALSFRCNAFALLSSSQRTSGGFITGIDPEKEIKISSVPRTIRKGRYLNPTDTNAAVVGALLAKNLKIDIGDELVVLGSAMDGSIAATVLRVAGIFSSGMDQYDRSAIQIPLSHFQETFAMAGAVHEMVITCDSLWHVGQVKSAISEHLSNLSTQPGLVCMSWDELTPGLIQSIQMDLGGGLIFYAILLVMVAFSIMNTFVMAVFERTREFGTLMAIGAGPWRLSRVLILESGFLTLCGITIGILAGCTLTLWLEHTGIPMGEAEGMMRQYGIPALLRPELNLITAVAGPAAVFLITILTALYPALKVHGINPVEAMRTV, encoded by the coding sequence ATGGATATGCTCATGGCCTGGCGCAATATCCGACGCAACCCCAGGCGCACCATCCTGACCATTTCAGCCATTGCCTTTGCCTGCGTGCTGCTGATATTCATGCTGTCACTTCAGATCGGCACCTATGAAGTCATGATCGATACATCGGTGAAGACCCGCACCGGCCATATCCAGATACTCAAAAAAGGTTATAATACTGACCACAAGATCAGGCAGGTGATCAATGCGCCCTCAGATCTTGCCCGAATTCTGGCTCAAACGCCCCATATCACAGCCCTATCATTTAGGTGCAACGCCTTTGCCCTGCTCTCTTCCAGCCAGAGAACCAGCGGCGGGTTCATCACCGGTATTGACCCAGAAAAGGAAATTAAAATCTCCAGCGTCCCCCGGACCATCCGTAAAGGACGTTATCTTAACCCAACAGATACCAATGCAGCCGTGGTGGGAGCGCTTCTGGCAAAAAATCTTAAAATCGACATTGGCGATGAACTGGTGGTCCTGGGATCCGCCATGGACGGTTCCATTGCCGCCACAGTACTCAGGGTGGCAGGTATATTCTCATCGGGTATGGATCAATACGACCGATCCGCCATCCAGATTCCTCTGTCACATTTCCAGGAGACCTTTGCCATGGCAGGTGCCGTGCATGAAATGGTCATCACCTGTGACAGTCTGTGGCATGTGGGACAGGTAAAATCAGCCATATCCGAGCACCTGTCCAACCTAAGCACACAGCCCGGTCTTGTGTGTATGTCCTGGGATGAGCTTACCCCCGGACTGATCCAGTCCATCCAGATGGACCTTGGAGGCGGCCTTATCTTCTACGCCATTTTGCTTGTGATGGTGGCCTTCAGTATTATGAACACCTTTGTCATGGCTGTGTTTGAGCGGACCAGAGAATTCGGAACGCTCATGGCCATTGGCGCGGGGCCCTGGCGGCTGTCACGGGTGCTGATCCTTGAATCTGGATTTTTAACATTATGCGGCATCACGATCGGCATCCTTGCCGGATGTACGCTCACCCTCTGGCTGGAACACACCGGCATCCCCATGGGAGAGGCCGAAGGCATGATGCGCCAATACGGAATTCCCGCCCTGCTCCGACCCGAACTGAACCTGATCACAGCAGTTGCAGGCCCGGCAGCCGTATTTCTCATCACCATTTTAACCGCCTTGTACCCGGCCTTAAAAGTGCATGGAATAAACCCCGTTGAAGCCATGCGGACCGTATAA
- a CDS encoding outer membrane lipoprotein-sorting protein gives MKKTGCITGMLLVLFSSTALANNLSASDVIAKAWDYMRGQTSVCQIKMTVHRETWERISVIKAWTRGRDDSIFQITAPKKDKGNGTLKIGRDMWTYNPKINRVIKIPPSMMSQSWMGSDFSNNDLSKADSILNDYTHEIETTTQENGITIYQIKSMPKPDAPVVWGMQKLKIREDGIILEQGFYDEEMEAVKILTTSAIKKMGEKLFPTRWVMRAMDADSMEDYTLLEYESLKFDVPLPDNWFTLNALKKPLR, from the coding sequence ATGAAAAAAACAGGTTGCATTACAGGTATGCTCCTTGTGCTTTTCTCATCCACAGCGCTTGCGAATAACCTGTCGGCATCAGACGTTATTGCCAAGGCCTGGGATTACATGCGGGGGCAAACCTCTGTCTGTCAAATAAAAATGACCGTACACCGTGAGACCTGGGAGAGAATTTCGGTCATCAAGGCCTGGACAAGGGGACGGGACGACTCCATTTTCCAGATCACGGCACCCAAAAAAGACAAGGGAAACGGCACCTTGAAAATCGGCCGGGACATGTGGACATACAATCCAAAAATCAACCGGGTGATCAAAATTCCGCCCTCCATGATGTCCCAGTCCTGGATGGGATCGGACTTCTCCAACAACGATCTGTCCAAGGCTGACAGCATTCTAAATGATTACACCCATGAAATTGAAACCACCACCCAAGAAAACGGCATCACAATCTATCAAATTAAATCCATGCCAAAACCCGATGCACCGGTGGTATGGGGCATGCAAAAGCTTAAAATCCGAGAAGACGGCATTATCCTGGAACAAGGCTTTTATGACGAGGAGATGGAAGCCGTAAAAATTCTGACCACCTCTGCAATAAAAAAAATGGGCGAAAAACTTTTCCCCACCCGATGGGTCATGCGCGCCATGGACGCGGACTCAATGGAAGATTACACCCTGCTTGAATATGAAAGTCTTAAATTTGACGTGCCGTTACCCGATAACTGGTTTACCCTGAATGCATTAAAAAAACCATTAAGGTAG
- the ahbD gene encoding heme b synthase, producing MAHPHGTHPHGHGSPHGAGKNNTLRLVAWETTRRCNLTCKHCRAAAEDHAYEDELTTEESFKLLDQIREVGQPIIILTGGEPLLRDDIFDIAAYGDKIGLRMVMAPNGTLLNEGNVKRLKESGIKRISVSLDGATAASHDAFRGLEGAFDGAVNGIKTAKAAGLEFQINTVITKTNLAEIPAILALAESLGAAAHHIFLLVPTGRGKYIVDTAIDAKEYEDTLNWFYDQRDKTSLQLKATCAPHYYRILRQRAKAEGKKVTFETHGLDAVTRGCLAGTGFCFISHVGRVQTCGFLDVTCGDIKKQHFKDVWENSEVFNKLRDFNNLEPKCGVCEYKQVCGGCRARAYEATGDYMAQEPLCTHQPARQQTK from the coding sequence ATGGCACATCCCCACGGAACACATCCCCATGGACATGGCAGCCCCCACGGTGCCGGAAAAAACAATACCCTGCGCCTTGTGGCCTGGGAAACAACCCGCCGGTGTAATCTGACCTGCAAGCACTGCCGGGCGGCAGCCGAAGACCATGCATACGAAGACGAACTGACCACCGAAGAGTCCTTTAAACTTCTGGACCAGATCAGAGAAGTCGGTCAGCCCATCATTATTCTCACCGGCGGCGAACCGCTGCTCCGGGATGATATCTTTGACATTGCCGCATATGGCGACAAAATCGGCCTTCGCATGGTCATGGCCCCCAACGGCACCCTGCTTAACGAAGGGAATGTGAAACGCCTGAAAGAAAGCGGCATCAAACGCATTTCCGTGAGCCTGGACGGTGCAACTGCGGCGTCCCATGATGCATTCAGAGGGCTTGAGGGCGCTTTTGACGGGGCCGTAAACGGTATAAAAACGGCCAAAGCGGCCGGACTGGAATTTCAGATCAATACCGTTATAACCAAAACAAATCTTGCTGAAATCCCGGCCATCCTTGCTTTGGCAGAATCCCTAGGGGCTGCGGCCCACCACATCTTCCTTCTGGTCCCCACGGGCCGGGGCAAATACATTGTGGACACGGCCATTGACGCCAAGGAGTATGAAGATACCTTGAACTGGTTTTACGACCAGCGGGACAAAACATCTCTACAGCTTAAGGCCACCTGCGCCCCACACTACTACCGGATTTTGCGCCAGCGCGCCAAGGCGGAAGGCAAAAAAGTCACATTTGAAACCCATGGGCTTGATGCGGTCACACGGGGCTGTCTTGCAGGCACGGGTTTTTGTTTTATCTCCCATGTGGGACGGGTTCAGACCTGCGGGTTTCTGGACGTCACCTGCGGGGACATCAAAAAACAGCACTTTAAGGATGTGTGGGAAAATTCAGAAGTATTCAACAAATTACGGGATTTCAATAACCTTGAACCCAAATGCGGAGTGTGCGAATACAAACAGGTGTGTGGCGGATGCCGGGCCAGGGCATATGAAGCCACGGGCGATTACATGGCCCAGGAACCGTTGTGTACACACCAGCCGGCACGGCAACAGACAAAGTAA
- the hemB gene encoding porphobilinogen synthase, with product MLFPEYRGRRMRATANFRRMIRETKLSRDDLILPLFAVEGKSVKKPINSMPGQFQLSVDHIVSTAKQAKDAGIPGIMLFGIPDKKDCLATQAYARDGIVQKAVSAVKEQVPDLTVITDVCLCEYTDHGHCGMVMDDGTVDNDSTLDLLAKTALSHVEAGADMVAPSDMMDGRVAEIRGLLDDEGFSHVPIMSYAVKYASAFYGPFREAAESAPKFGNRKTYQMDPANSLEALREATMDIEEGADIIMVKPALSYLDIIYRVREEIDLPVAAYAVSGEYSIIKAAEMMGWVDGKAMIMEALLSIKRAGADIIMTYSALDVARELNS from the coding sequence ATGCTGTTCCCCGAATACAGAGGTCGGCGCATGCGTGCCACGGCCAATTTCAGACGAATGATCAGGGAAACCAAGCTTTCCAGGGACGACCTGATTCTTCCCCTGTTTGCGGTGGAAGGCAAATCCGTCAAAAAACCCATCAATTCCATGCCTGGCCAGTTCCAACTCTCAGTCGATCATATTGTATCTACGGCCAAGCAAGCCAAAGACGCAGGCATTCCGGGCATCATGCTGTTCGGGATTCCCGATAAAAAAGACTGCCTTGCCACCCAGGCCTATGCCCGGGACGGTATCGTGCAAAAAGCGGTTTCAGCCGTCAAGGAACAGGTACCGGATCTCACCGTCATCACCGATGTATGCCTGTGTGAATACACCGACCATGGTCATTGCGGCATGGTGATGGATGACGGCACCGTTGACAACGATTCCACCCTGGATCTGCTTGCCAAAACAGCATTATCTCATGTCGAGGCCGGCGCCGATATGGTGGCCCCTTCCGACATGATGGATGGCCGCGTGGCTGAAATCCGAGGGCTACTGGATGACGAAGGGTTTTCCCATGTACCCATCATGTCCTATGCCGTAAAATACGCATCCGCCTTTTACGGTCCCTTCAGGGAAGCTGCGGAATCTGCGCCAAAGTTCGGTAATCGGAAAACCTACCAGATGGACCCGGCCAATTCCCTTGAAGCGCTCAGGGAAGCCACCATGGACATTGAGGAAGGCGCGGACATCATTATGGTCAAACCCGCCCTTTCCTACCTGGATATCATCTACAGGGTCAGAGAAGAGATTGATCTGCCTGTGGCCGCATACGCCGTGTCCGGTGAATATTCCATTATCAAGGCAGCTGAAATGATGGGGTGGGTAGACGGCAAAGCCATGATCATGGAAGCCCTGTTGTCCATCAAACGGGCCGGCGCCGATATTATCATGACCTACTCTGCCCTAGACGTGGCAAGGGAGTTGAACAGCTGA
- the ahbC gene encoding 12,18-didecarboxysiroheme deacetylase: protein MIGISKLYCATVEPSDTLRYSRHSGKLPSHLLQFSKDKKPVVVWNMTRRCNLKCVHCYAQSENIAYDNELTHEQSLAMMDDLAEFGVPVLLFSGGEPLMHPRLVEYAQYAVSKGMRAVISTNGTLITKEKAQQLKEVGLSYVGISLDGLESTHDMFRGVPGSFKKALQAVDNCQEAGIKVGLRFTINRRNVNDIPGIFDLLEEKNIPRACFYHLVYSGRGQEIAKDDLNHEETRKVLDLIMDRTRDLHDRNKPKEILTVDNHADGPYLYQRLLKEDTERAAEVLELLEMNEGNNSGRGIGCISWDGEVHPDQFWREIRFGNVKDKPFSEIWTDPENEFLMKMKEKKKHVKGRCAQCRWLDICAGNFRARAESVAGDPWDSDPACYLTDEEIKKENL from the coding sequence ATGATTGGAATTTCAAAACTTTACTGTGCTACGGTGGAACCCTCGGATACACTACGCTATTCAAGGCATTCAGGCAAACTACCCTCTCACCTGCTCCAGTTCTCAAAGGACAAAAAGCCGGTGGTGGTCTGGAATATGACCCGGCGGTGCAACCTGAAGTGCGTTCACTGCTATGCCCAGTCTGAAAATATTGCCTATGACAATGAACTGACCCACGAACAAAGTCTTGCCATGATGGATGACCTGGCCGAATTCGGGGTGCCGGTGCTGCTATTTTCCGGCGGGGAACCGCTGATGCACCCGCGCCTTGTGGAATATGCCCAATATGCCGTATCCAAAGGCATGCGCGCGGTCATCTCTACCAACGGCACGTTGATCACCAAAGAGAAGGCCCAGCAACTCAAAGAGGTCGGTCTCTCCTATGTGGGTATCAGCCTGGACGGGCTTGAATCCACCCATGACATGTTCAGGGGTGTTCCCGGATCGTTTAAAAAGGCATTGCAGGCCGTTGACAATTGCCAGGAAGCAGGTATTAAAGTAGGGTTGCGGTTTACCATTAACAGGAGAAACGTCAATGATATCCCGGGAATTTTTGATCTGCTGGAAGAAAAAAATATTCCCAGGGCCTGTTTCTACCATCTGGTGTACTCCGGCCGCGGCCAGGAAATTGCCAAGGATGATTTAAACCATGAGGAAACCCGTAAGGTGCTTGACCTGATCATGGACCGCACAAGGGATCTTCACGACCGTAACAAACCAAAAGAGATCCTCACCGTGGACAACCACGCAGACGGTCCGTACCTGTACCAGCGCCTGCTCAAAGAAGACACCGAACGAGCCGCCGAAGTGCTTGAACTGCTTGAGATGAACGAAGGCAACAACTCGGGCCGGGGTATCGGCTGTATCTCCTGGGATGGCGAAGTCCATCCGGATCAGTTCTGGCGGGAAATCCGTTTCGGCAACGTCAAGGACAAACCGTTCAGCGAAATCTGGACAGACCCTGAAAACGAATTTCTGATGAAAATGAAAGAAAAGAAAAAACACGTCAAAGGCAGATGCGCCCAATGCCGGTGGCTGGATATCTGCGCCGGCAACTTCAGGGCCCGGGCCGAGTCCGTTGCAGGAGACCCCTGGGATTCTGATCCGGCCTGTTATCTCACGGATGAAGAGATCAAAAAGGAGAACTTATAA
- a CDS encoding AAA family ATPase: protein MTYHNDATGPDPKKIEKELGEFLNKKFGGNVKILTPSIQPQQEAISGTTPESGKKKLIDFNIKPAELISYLDQYVVRQDKAKSVLATKICTHFNRIRHQESMTTEPFKITGNIKSNILLLGPTGIGKTYLIKLIAKKIGVPFVKADATKFSETGYVGGDVEDLIRDLVKEAKDDIALAECGIVYIDEVDKIAASPNVIGAQISRTGVQRALLKPMEETDVDLKVPHDPVSMMQELEAFQRTGKRSARRVNTANILFILSGAFSGLTDVVKKRLSKQAIGFGASLNHNKRDNELLKETRSEDLVAYGFESEFIGRVPVRCVLDELSQKDLYDILKMPNNPVILSKRLDFKSYGIDMLFTDEALEELAKRAHRENTGARGLVSVVEEAMLGFEEKLPSESVRQFAVTKQILNTPEQTLKDLILGHDKARYEAEYNNALVLFSDYISEYVKNNWKTFSLRHGLTLTEIRTKMVVQYYTAHVMEIEDAVKQVKRFYDNVKEMELEISKNYDLNVVFEEDAADFLIQQFIEHNATTDEILSKIYSDFFDGFNLIREKTGRARFFLSRKALTDHENYLNELIRKEIK from the coding sequence ATGACTTATCACAATGATGCCACCGGGCCAGACCCGAAAAAAATCGAAAAAGAGCTTGGGGAATTTCTGAACAAAAAATTTGGTGGAAATGTTAAAATCCTGACACCTTCCATCCAGCCCCAACAAGAGGCCATCTCCGGCACAACACCAGAATCGGGCAAAAAAAAGCTGATTGATTTCAATATTAAACCCGCAGAACTGATCAGCTACCTTGACCAATATGTTGTTCGGCAGGACAAGGCAAAATCGGTACTCGCAACAAAGATATGTACCCATTTCAACCGAATCCGGCACCAGGAAAGCATGACCACCGAACCGTTTAAGATCACGGGAAATATCAAAAGCAATATCCTGCTACTCGGACCCACCGGTATCGGCAAGACCTATCTGATCAAACTCATCGCCAAAAAAATCGGGGTGCCGTTTGTCAAAGCGGATGCCACCAAATTTTCCGAAACCGGATATGTGGGCGGCGATGTGGAAGATTTGATCCGGGATCTGGTTAAAGAGGCCAAGGACGACATTGCGCTTGCCGAATGCGGGATTGTTTACATAGACGAAGTCGACAAAATCGCTGCAAGTCCCAATGTTATCGGAGCCCAGATATCCCGCACAGGGGTTCAGCGGGCCTTGCTCAAACCCATGGAAGAGACTGATGTTGATTTAAAGGTCCCCCATGATCCCGTATCCATGATGCAGGAGCTTGAAGCCTTTCAGAGAACCGGTAAACGTTCGGCCAGACGGGTGAATACCGCAAATATCCTGTTTATTCTATCCGGTGCATTTTCAGGTTTGACGGATGTGGTGAAAAAACGTTTGAGCAAACAGGCCATCGGGTTCGGGGCCTCACTGAACCATAACAAAAGAGACAACGAACTTTTAAAGGAAACCCGGTCCGAAGATCTGGTGGCCTATGGATTCGAGTCGGAGTTCATCGGCAGGGTGCCGGTGCGTTGCGTGCTGGATGAACTGTCCCAAAAAGATCTTTACGACATTCTGAAAATGCCCAATAACCCGGTGATCCTGAGCAAACGCCTTGATTTTAAATCCTATGGGATTGACATGCTGTTCACCGACGAGGCATTGGAGGAACTTGCAAAAAGAGCACACCGGGAAAACACTGGTGCCCGGGGCCTTGTCTCGGTTGTGGAAGAAGCCATGCTCGGTTTTGAAGAGAAACTGCCGTCTGAATCCGTACGTCAGTTTGCCGTCACCAAACAGATACTGAACACCCCCGAGCAGACCTTAAAAGATCTTATTCTTGGCCATGACAAAGCCAGATACGAGGCTGAATATAATAATGCGCTGGTACTTTTTTCAGATTATATCAGTGAATATGTGAAAAATAACTGGAAAACCTTTTCCCTCCGCCACGGCCTGACTTTAACAGAGATTCGCACCAAGATGGTGGTTCAATATTATACCGCCCATGTCATGGAGATAGAAGATGCGGTTAAACAGGTCAAAAGATTTTATGACAATGTCAAAGAGATGGAACTGGAAATTTCCAAAAACTATGACTTAAATGTCGTGTTTGAAGAAGATGCGGCGGATTTTCTCATCCAGCAGTTTATAGAGCACAACGCGACCACGGATGAGATCCTTTCCAAAATATACAGTGATTTTTTTGACGGCTTTAACCTGATCCGGGAAAAGACCGGGAGAGCCAGGTTTTTCCTGTCCAGAAAGGCATTAACCGACCACGAAAATTACCTCAACGAGCTAATCAGAAAAGAGATAAAATGA
- the secG gene encoding preprotein translocase subunit SecG, whose amino-acid sequence MTIHVAVCIFLILVVLLQTGKGAEMGVSMGGAGSQALFGAAGPANILTKITTAVAIIFMITSLTLAYMSGHQSQSSVMKDGPAPVEQQVPAAE is encoded by the coding sequence GTGACAATACACGTTGCAGTTTGTATCTTTCTGATACTCGTCGTACTGCTGCAGACCGGGAAAGGCGCGGAAATGGGCGTATCCATGGGTGGTGCAGGCAGCCAGGCCCTCTTCGGAGCAGCCGGTCCCGCAAACATTCTGACCAAAATTACCACGGCCGTGGCTATTATCTTCATGATTACGTCGTTGACGTTGGCCTACATGTCAGGACATCAGTCACAGTCCAGTGTCATGAAAGACGGTCCTGCTCCGGTAGAACAACAGGTACCGGCAGCAGAATGA
- the tpiA gene encoding triose-phosphate isomerase produces the protein MTRTPLIAGNWKMYKTGTQAVAAAKQLAELSQGVQDVDIMIAPTTLSLPLVAQALGRNCQVRLGAQNIYPGKEGAFTGEVSGEMIRDAGADYVIIGHSERRQYFGETDESVGLKIRAAFDAGLIPVMCIGETESQREADKTFFVLDKQISDGLKGFDLAELDPLILAYEPVWAIGTGKTAGPEQVKEVHVFLRNLLKEKYADDLAAKIRILYGGSVKPGNIKDLMQLEDVDGALVGGASLDPEDFNKIIRF, from the coding sequence ATGACAAGAACCCCATTAATTGCCGGCAATTGGAAAATGTACAAGACCGGGACCCAGGCTGTTGCTGCAGCAAAACAACTGGCTGAATTAAGCCAAGGCGTGCAAGATGTTGATATCATGATTGCGCCCACAACACTCTCCCTGCCCCTGGTGGCCCAAGCCCTGGGCCGAAACTGTCAGGTTCGACTCGGTGCCCAGAACATTTATCCGGGCAAGGAAGGGGCTTTCACCGGAGAAGTCTCCGGAGAGATGATCCGGGATGCCGGTGCAGACTACGTCATTATCGGCCATTCCGAACGCAGACAGTACTTTGGAGAGACCGATGAAAGTGTGGGGCTTAAAATCCGAGCAGCCTTTGACGCAGGGCTTATCCCGGTGATGTGTATCGGGGAGACCGAAAGTCAGCGGGAAGCGGATAAAACATTTTTTGTCCTTGACAAACAGATATCAGATGGGTTAAAAGGCTTTGATCTTGCGGAACTTGATCCCCTGATCCTGGCCTACGAGCCGGTATGGGCTATCGGCACTGGAAAGACAGCAGGGCCTGAACAGGTTAAAGAAGTACATGTTTTTTTGCGAAACCTGCTCAAAGAAAAATACGCAGATGACCTGGCGGCAAAGATCCGGATTTTATACGGTGGATCGGTAAAGCCGGGCAACATTAAAGACCTGATGCAACTTGAAGATGTAGACGGCGCACTGGTCGGCGGCGCGAGCCTGGACCCGGAAGATTTCAATAAAATTATTAGGTTTTAG
- the gap gene encoding type I glyceraldehyde-3-phosphate dehydrogenase: MTVKIGINGFGRIGRMVFRAALENDAIEVAAINDLTDTETIAHLLKYDSVHGRLSNEVSHGDGSILVDGRQILVTALKDPAQIAWADAGVDIVLECTGLFRNRETAGKHLEGGAKKVIISAPAKDPDVTIVMGVNHEDYDPGAHHILSNASCTTNCLAPVAKVLLENFGIECGLMTTIHSYTGDQRLLDFPHKDLRRARAAALSMIPTTTGAAKAVSLVLPELEGKLNGLAVRVPTPNVSLVDLVITTEKKDLTKEMVNQALKKASETNLKGYLGYVDKPLVSIDHNSCPLSSIVDASCTDVINGEMVKIFSWYDNEAGYSHRMVDLATMVGNAL, encoded by the coding sequence ATGACTGTAAAAATAGGTATTAACGGATTCGGCAGAATCGGGCGCATGGTCTTTCGGGCAGCTTTGGAAAATGATGCAATCGAGGTTGCAGCGATTAATGATCTAACAGACACTGAAACCATTGCCCACCTGCTCAAATATGACTCGGTCCACGGTCGTCTGTCCAACGAGGTCAGCCATGGAGACGGGTCCATCTTAGTGGACGGCAGACAGATTCTGGTCACCGCCCTAAAAGACCCTGCCCAGATCGCCTGGGCCGATGCCGGTGTGGACATTGTCCTGGAGTGCACCGGCCTTTTCAGAAATCGCGAAACCGCAGGCAAACATCTTGAAGGCGGGGCCAAAAAAGTCATTATTTCAGCACCGGCCAAGGATCCGGATGTCACCATTGTCATGGGGGTCAACCATGAAGATTACGACCCCGGCGCCCATCATATTTTATCCAATGCATCCTGCACCACCAACTGCCTGGCCCCTGTCGCCAAGGTTCTGCTGGAAAATTTCGGTATTGAATGCGGGCTGATGACAACGATCCATTCCTACACGGGAGATCAGCGCCTGCTTGATTTTCCCCATAAAGACCTGCGCCGGGCAAGGGCCGCCGCGTTGTCCATGATTCCCACCACCACAGGTGCCGCCAAAGCGGTTTCCCTGGTGTTGCCCGAGCTTGAAGGAAAGCTCAATGGTCTTGCCGTGCGGGTCCCCACCCCCAATGTCTCCCTTGTGGATCTGGTTATCACCACCGAGAAAAAAGATCTGACCAAGGAGATGGTCAACCAGGCCCTTAAAAAAGCATCTGAAACCAATCTGAAGGGATACCTCGGCTATGTCGACAAACCCCTGGTATCCATTGACCACAACTCCTGCCCGCTGTCATCCATTGTTGATGCCTCCTGCACAGACGTCATCAACGGAGAGATGGTAAAAATATTTTCATGGTACGACAATGAAGCCGGTTACTCACACCGCATGGTTGATCTGGCCACCATGGTGGGCAACGCCCTGTAA
- a CDS encoding PTS sugar transporter subunit IIA — protein sequence MTGILIVTHANLGASLIDTLEFILGAKQEKLDAISIDIKQDPESLRKKIKRGIKDVYCEKGVIILTDMFGGTPSNLAYAFLEEGKVEVISGVNLPILLKAVTTREKMDIKALTAALIEHGKKSISLASDILKGTSRSLS from the coding sequence ATGACGGGAATTTTAATTGTCACCCATGCGAATCTGGGTGCATCATTAATTGATACCCTGGAATTTATTCTAGGGGCGAAGCAAGAAAAATTAGATGCCATATCCATAGACATCAAACAAGATCCGGAAAGTCTGCGAAAAAAAATAAAACGGGGTATTAAAGATGTCTACTGCGAAAAAGGCGTTATTATTTTAACCGACATGTTCGGGGGTACACCTTCAAACCTGGCCTATGCCTTTCTGGAAGAAGGAAAGGTGGAGGTGATTTCAGGCGTCAACCTGCCCATTCTTCTCAAAGCCGTGACAACCCGGGAGAAAATGGATATCAAAGCATTGACCGCAGCCCTGATTGAACACGGGAAAAAAAGCATTTCCCTTGCCAGCGACATTCTGAAAGGGACCAGCCGGTCCTTATCCTAA
- the rapZ gene encoding RNase adapter RapZ: protein MENLKVYIITGISGSGKTTVAQAFEDASFYCIDNMPMELVPKVLELPLGENTKVKGAAFVMDMRSKTFINTFVSGVSALEEMGFSPVIIFLEADTQTLVKRFSQTRRHHPLGNESNLLDSIRSEKQEMAAIRKLAHQIIDTSNFNVHQLKAKIQRLVSNDTGVENFMKLNVMSFGYKYGIPVDADIVVDLRFLANPYFVPELKAHNGESDAVKTFVLENAETKTFLKKYNDLIDYLIPLYKKENKAYLTLALGCTGGRHRSVAISRAIFERLMKKGLNPSLRHRDIDRDIQEL from the coding sequence ATGGAAAACCTTAAGGTTTATATTATCACGGGCATCTCAGGTTCCGGAAAGACAACCGTTGCCCAGGCATTTGAAGATGCATCCTTCTACTGCATTGACAATATGCCCATGGAACTCGTACCCAAGGTTCTTGAGCTGCCGTTAGGTGAAAACACCAAGGTCAAGGGTGCCGCTTTTGTGATGGATATGCGGTCAAAAACCTTTATCAATACATTTGTTTCAGGGGTCTCGGCTTTAGAGGAGATGGGGTTTTCTCCGGTCATCATATTCCTTGAGGCGGACACCCAGACCTTGGTCAAACGGTTCAGTCAAACCCGCCGCCACCATCCCCTGGGAAATGAAAGCAACCTGTTGGACAGTATCCGGTCTGAAAAACAGGAGATGGCCGCCATCCGCAAACTGGCCCACCAGATCATTGACACCTCTAATTTCAACGTGCATCAGCTAAAGGCAAAAATACAACGTCTTGTGTCCAATGATACAGGCGTTGAAAATTTCATGAAACTTAACGTCATGTCGTTCGGCTACAAATACGGTATTCCGGTGGATGCGGATATTGTGGTGGACCTGCGGTTTTTAGCCAATCCCTATTTTGTGCCGGAGCTCAAAGCCCATAATGGGGAATCCGATGCAGTCAAAACCTTTGTTCTGGAAAATGCGGAAACAAAAACTTTTTTAAAAAAATATAACGATCTTATTGACTATCTCATCCCATTGTATAAAAAAGAAAACAAGGCATATCTAACACTTGCCTTAGGCTGCACCGGTGGTCGCCACCGCAGCGTCGCTATTTCCCGGGCCATATTTGAACGATTGATGAAAAAGGGTCTGAATCCAAGCTTGCGGCATAGAGATATTGACAGGGACATCCAAGAACTATAA